A DNA window from Peromyscus leucopus breed LL Stock chromosome 3, UCI_PerLeu_2.1, whole genome shotgun sequence contains the following coding sequences:
- the LOC114700096 gene encoding GTPase IMAP family member 5-like isoform X1, whose amino-acid sequence MKRRDKVAWLLLDENVHRKRMEGLQKSTYGTIVEGSRDIYHAAESYWLRILLVGKSGCGKSATGNSILCRQAFESRLRAQSVTRTSQAEIGTWEGRSFLVVDTPPIFESKAQNQDMDKDIGDCYLLCAPGPHVLLLVTQLGRFTAQDTMAVRRVKEIFGAGVMKHMIILFTHKEDLTDETLDGFVTHTDNHSLRSLVQECGRRYCAFNNRASGEEQQGQLAELMTVVRRLEQECEGSFYSNDLFLQAHVFLSGDKSEHQEAYRCYLSKVRQEVERQKQELKEQEVSWVAKMLYRVKPCMGLHIFIIVCGLILIAILINLFITKGN is encoded by the exons ATGAAGCGTCGTGATAAAGTGGCTTGGCTGCTTCTAGACGAGAATGTTCATCGT AAGAGAATGGAAGGCCTTCAGAAGAGCACATATGGAACTATAGTTGAAG GGAGCAGGGACATCTACCATGCAGCAGAATCGTACTGGCTGAGGATCCTCCTGGTGGGCAAATCTGGCTGTGGGAAAAGTGCCACAGGGAACAGCATCCTCTGCCGACAAGCATTCGAGTCCAGGCTCAGAGCCCAGTCGGTGACCAGGACCAGCCAGGCAGAGATAGGCACATGGGAGGGAAGGAGCTTCCTAGTGGTAGACACACCCCCCATCTTTGAGTCAAAGGCTCAGAACCAAGACATGGACAAGGACATTGGAGACTGCTACCTGCTGTGTGCCCCAGGACCCcatgtgctgctgctggtgaccCAGCTGGGACGCTTCACAGCCCAGGACACCATGGCCGTGAGGAGGGTGAAGGAGATCTTTGGGGCAGGAGTCATGAAGCACATGATCATCCTCTTCACCCACAAGGAAGACCTGACAGATGAGACCTTGGATGGGTTTGTGACCCACACTGACAACCACAGCCTGCGCAGTCTGGTCCAGGAGTGTGGGAGGAGGTACTGTGCCTTTAATAACAGGGCCTCAGGGGAAGAGCAGCAGGGACAGTTGGCAGAGCTCATGACCGTGgtgaggaggctggagcaggagtgTGAGGGCTCTTTCTACAGCAACGACCTCTTCCTTCAGGCCCATGTGTTCCTTAGTGGTGACAAGAGTGAGCATCAGGAAGCCTATAGGTGCTACCTGtcgaaggtgaggcaggaggtggAGAGGCAAAAGCAGGAGCTGAAGGAACAGGAGGTGAGCTGGGTAGCTAAGATGCTTTACAGAGTCAAGCCATGCATGGGcctccacattttcattattgtgtGTGGTTTGATTTTGATTGCCATTTTAATTAACTTGTTTATTACCAAGGGGAACTGA
- the LOC114700096 gene encoding GTPase IMAP family member 5-like isoform X3, translated as MEGLQKSTYGTIVEGSRDIYHAAESYWLRILLVGKSGCGKSATGNSILCRQAFESRLRAQSVTRTSQAEIGTWEGRSFLVVDTPPIFESKAQNQDMDKDIGDCYLLCAPGPHVLLLVTQLGRFTAQDTMAVRRVKEIFGAGVMKHMIILFTHKEDLTDETLDGFVTHTDNHSLRSLVQECGRRYCAFNNRASGEEQQGQLAELMTVVRRLEQECEGSFYSNDLFLQAHVFLSGDKSEHQEAYRCYLSKVRQEVERQKQELKEQEVSWVAKMLYRVKPCMGLHIFIIVCGLILIAILINLFITKGN; from the exons ATGGAAGGCCTTCAGAAGAGCACATATGGAACTATAGTTGAAG GGAGCAGGGACATCTACCATGCAGCAGAATCGTACTGGCTGAGGATCCTCCTGGTGGGCAAATCTGGCTGTGGGAAAAGTGCCACAGGGAACAGCATCCTCTGCCGACAAGCATTCGAGTCCAGGCTCAGAGCCCAGTCGGTGACCAGGACCAGCCAGGCAGAGATAGGCACATGGGAGGGAAGGAGCTTCCTAGTGGTAGACACACCCCCCATCTTTGAGTCAAAGGCTCAGAACCAAGACATGGACAAGGACATTGGAGACTGCTACCTGCTGTGTGCCCCAGGACCCcatgtgctgctgctggtgaccCAGCTGGGACGCTTCACAGCCCAGGACACCATGGCCGTGAGGAGGGTGAAGGAGATCTTTGGGGCAGGAGTCATGAAGCACATGATCATCCTCTTCACCCACAAGGAAGACCTGACAGATGAGACCTTGGATGGGTTTGTGACCCACACTGACAACCACAGCCTGCGCAGTCTGGTCCAGGAGTGTGGGAGGAGGTACTGTGCCTTTAATAACAGGGCCTCAGGGGAAGAGCAGCAGGGACAGTTGGCAGAGCTCATGACCGTGgtgaggaggctggagcaggagtgTGAGGGCTCTTTCTACAGCAACGACCTCTTCCTTCAGGCCCATGTGTTCCTTAGTGGTGACAAGAGTGAGCATCAGGAAGCCTATAGGTGCTACCTGtcgaaggtgaggcaggaggtggAGAGGCAAAAGCAGGAGCTGAAGGAACAGGAGGTGAGCTGGGTAGCTAAGATGCTTTACAGAGTCAAGCCATGCATGGGcctccacattttcattattgtgtGTGGTTTGATTTTGATTGCCATTTTAATTAACTTGTTTATTACCAAGGGGAACTGA
- the LOC114700096 gene encoding GTPase IMAP family member 5-like isoform X2, whose protein sequence is MKRMEGLQKSTYGTIVEGSRDIYHAAESYWLRILLVGKSGCGKSATGNSILCRQAFESRLRAQSVTRTSQAEIGTWEGRSFLVVDTPPIFESKAQNQDMDKDIGDCYLLCAPGPHVLLLVTQLGRFTAQDTMAVRRVKEIFGAGVMKHMIILFTHKEDLTDETLDGFVTHTDNHSLRSLVQECGRRYCAFNNRASGEEQQGQLAELMTVVRRLEQECEGSFYSNDLFLQAHVFLSGDKSEHQEAYRCYLSKVRQEVERQKQELKEQEVSWVAKMLYRVKPCMGLHIFIIVCGLILIAILINLFITKGN, encoded by the exons AAGAGAATGGAAGGCCTTCAGAAGAGCACATATGGAACTATAGTTGAAG GGAGCAGGGACATCTACCATGCAGCAGAATCGTACTGGCTGAGGATCCTCCTGGTGGGCAAATCTGGCTGTGGGAAAAGTGCCACAGGGAACAGCATCCTCTGCCGACAAGCATTCGAGTCCAGGCTCAGAGCCCAGTCGGTGACCAGGACCAGCCAGGCAGAGATAGGCACATGGGAGGGAAGGAGCTTCCTAGTGGTAGACACACCCCCCATCTTTGAGTCAAAGGCTCAGAACCAAGACATGGACAAGGACATTGGAGACTGCTACCTGCTGTGTGCCCCAGGACCCcatgtgctgctgctggtgaccCAGCTGGGACGCTTCACAGCCCAGGACACCATGGCCGTGAGGAGGGTGAAGGAGATCTTTGGGGCAGGAGTCATGAAGCACATGATCATCCTCTTCACCCACAAGGAAGACCTGACAGATGAGACCTTGGATGGGTTTGTGACCCACACTGACAACCACAGCCTGCGCAGTCTGGTCCAGGAGTGTGGGAGGAGGTACTGTGCCTTTAATAACAGGGCCTCAGGGGAAGAGCAGCAGGGACAGTTGGCAGAGCTCATGACCGTGgtgaggaggctggagcaggagtgTGAGGGCTCTTTCTACAGCAACGACCTCTTCCTTCAGGCCCATGTGTTCCTTAGTGGTGACAAGAGTGAGCATCAGGAAGCCTATAGGTGCTACCTGtcgaaggtgaggcaggaggtggAGAGGCAAAAGCAGGAGCTGAAGGAACAGGAGGTGAGCTGGGTAGCTAAGATGCTTTACAGAGTCAAGCCATGCATGGGcctccacattttcattattgtgtGTGGTTTGATTTTGATTGCCATTTTAATTAACTTGTTTATTACCAAGGGGAACTGA